In one window of Megalopta genalis isolate 19385.01 chromosome 8, iyMegGena1_principal, whole genome shotgun sequence DNA:
- the LOC117227302 gene encoding uncharacterized protein LOC117227302 yields the protein MRCAILLFASLLLAARGVSCSDRGKRYLVFPTPGPSNAATKVQFILGLGLPMEVDVSLIIGYVMKFNYVLPYNASYLTDSYIRYDRSISSDVEADEDDDRSLDHQGIDHVISRWEIYEILESVLGDSQTGKACLLRAICEASAAPFTGVHGLSSQLVHLLLTPSSTSDPFRTDFDRIYHAAEMLGRTATWNCGTSFSECEESLLEYFTEVHE from the exons ATGCGCTGCGCAATTCTTCTGTTCGCGAGCCTTCTTCTCGCGGCTCGTGGGGTGAGTTGTTCCGATCGCGGGAAGAGGTACCTGGTGTTCCCGACACCTGGGCCAAGCAATGCCGCGACGAAAGTACAG TTTATCCTCGGCCTCGGTTTACCCATGGAAGTCGACGTCAGCCTGATTATCGGATATGTGATGAAATTTAATTACGTCCTACCCTATAACGCCTCCTACTTGACGGACTCATACATTCGGTATGACAGATCGATCAGCAGCGATGTCGAAGCCGACGAGGATGACGACCGTTCGCTGGATCACCAAG GTATA GATCACGTCATTTCCAGGTGGGAAATTTACGAAATCTTGGAATCGGTGCTCGGTGACTCGCAGACGGGGAAAGCCTGCCTTCTGAGAGCGATCTGCGAGGCGTCCGCGGCTCCTTTCACCGGCGTTCACGGTCTCAGCTCGCAGCTCGTCCATCTTCTCCTCAC CCCTTCGTCGACTTCCGACCCTTTCAGAACTGATTTCGATCGAATATATCATGCTGCTGAAATGCTAGGACGAACTGCAACTTGGAACTGCGGCACTTCGTTTTCCGAGTGCGAAGAAAGTCTCTTGGAATATTTTACAGAAGTTCATGAATAA